From Mycolicibacterium cosmeticum, a single genomic window includes:
- a CDS encoding ANTAR domain-containing protein, translating into MIAQVARSGAVVGSDEQRLLAAAEGVLLALRRYTPQAAADELRTAARRHGVPLSTIALALVDLASCRPVEGTPGPAHVAAQEEWGALLGNAEAAAA; encoded by the coding sequence ATGATTGCCCAAGTTGCCAGGTCGGGTGCAGTGGTCGGATCGGACGAGCAGCGACTGCTCGCCGCCGCCGAGGGCGTCCTGTTGGCACTTCGTCGCTACACCCCGCAGGCCGCCGCCGATGAACTCCGGACCGCCGCACGCCGCCACGGTGTTCCGCTGTCGACGATCGCGCTGGCGCTGGTCGACCTGGCCTCCTGCCGCCCGGTGGAGGGCACGCCCGGCCCGGCCCACGTTGCCGCGCAAGAGGAATGGGGCGCGTTGCTCGGCAACGCCGAGGCGGCCGCCGCATAG
- a CDS encoding amidase domain-containing protein, producing MQREAANIAAQGGADIRNAQRQAVEAIQDAEADGFRVGEDLSVTDARPVDVQTATSRAVAAAEHAEYIRWRAEQLAQTDALVGRQLQSKAEELAGIRFEGEQEATDNQVQLVDDELPLGPETAGGPPLSENRRRAVEYSEKWAEGFNPDYESLGGGDLDCTNFASQVMRAGGFGDVGNGIDDWRRGDSDDWYYQNEGAVFPGNTSSKTWTLAKENHNFVTQHSGRGDIVGVVPTPSRNGLDPLAPSKAGLLPGDLIYYKDADGGINHVAVYAGQQVINGVPTDVINQHSGGVKLHGDWMPDSAEYTHAPAQVEFVHLRYPGE from the coding sequence GTGCAACGCGAAGCCGCAAACATTGCCGCCCAGGGCGGCGCAGACATTCGGAATGCGCAACGTCAGGCGGTGGAAGCGATCCAGGACGCTGAGGCCGACGGCTTCCGAGTCGGTGAGGATTTGTCGGTCACCGATGCGCGCCCGGTCGACGTGCAAACTGCGACTTCGCGCGCTGTCGCCGCCGCAGAGCATGCCGAGTACATTCGCTGGCGCGCGGAACAACTCGCCCAGACCGATGCATTGGTCGGACGTCAGTTGCAGTCCAAGGCCGAAGAGCTTGCGGGTATCAGGTTTGAAGGCGAACAGGAGGCCACCGACAACCAAGTGCAGCTTGTCGACGATGAGCTGCCGCTCGGTCCAGAAACGGCTGGTGGACCGCCACTATCGGAGAATCGCCGACGGGCGGTTGAGTATTCAGAGAAGTGGGCCGAGGGTTTCAATCCGGACTATGAATCACTCGGCGGTGGTGACCTGGATTGCACGAACTTTGCATCACAAGTAATGCGCGCGGGCGGATTTGGCGACGTGGGCAACGGGATCGACGACTGGCGCCGCGGCGACAGCGATGACTGGTATTACCAGAACGAAGGAGCGGTGTTTCCGGGCAACACGTCATCGAAGACCTGGACACTGGCGAAGGAGAACCACAACTTCGTCACCCAGCACTCAGGCCGGGGCGACATCGTCGGTGTTGTCCCTACTCCCAGTCGTAATGGTCTCGATCCGCTGGCGCCGTCAAAAGCTGGGTTGCTTCCAGGAGACTTGATTTACTACAAGGACGCCGACGGCGGCATCAACCACGTCGCGGTATACGCAGGTCAACAGGTCATCAACGGTGTGCCCACCGACGTGATAAATCAGCATTCGGGCGGAGTGAAGTTGCACGGTGACTGGATGCCGGACTCCGCGGAGTACACCCACGCGCCTGCCCAGGTCGAATTTGTTCATCTCAGATACCCGGGGGAGTGA
- a CDS encoding DsbA family protein: MKLRVLAGLVLTLLMLFPGVASASVAAPSGDVVSIGDPNALGQIDLYVDPLCPYSGKMIRAQGLEIGKRIEDGSLRVNLRFVNFLEKYSASGTYDARAIYAAFVVAGQSGSSDVTWRFVQQIFSAEHQPHEGGASDLSNDELADLAAAAGAPGSAVDLIRLGVFLGYDPHAIAASNLAVLHTFPEPGVPTVVLDGEPLDGESDWLARLPG; this comes from the coding sequence ATGAAGCTTCGTGTTCTCGCCGGTCTGGTCCTGACGTTGCTGATGCTGTTCCCCGGGGTGGCATCGGCGTCGGTGGCGGCGCCTTCGGGGGACGTCGTGTCGATCGGTGATCCCAACGCGCTGGGGCAGATCGATCTGTACGTGGACCCGCTCTGCCCGTACAGCGGGAAGATGATCCGCGCGCAAGGCTTGGAGATCGGCAAGCGCATCGAAGACGGGTCGCTGCGGGTGAACCTGCGGTTTGTGAACTTCCTCGAGAAGTACTCGGCCAGTGGCACTTACGACGCGCGGGCCATCTACGCGGCATTCGTGGTGGCCGGCCAGTCCGGGTCGAGCGATGTGACATGGCGGTTCGTGCAACAGATCTTCTCCGCAGAGCACCAACCGCACGAGGGTGGGGCGAGCGATCTGTCGAATGACGAGCTGGCAGATCTAGCTGCCGCGGCGGGGGCGCCTGGCTCGGCGGTCGACTTGATTCGGCTCGGCGTGTTCTTGGGTTACGACCCGCATGCCATTGCCGCGTCCAACCTTGCGGTGTTGCACACGTTCCCCGAGCCCGGGGTGCCGACGGTGGTTCTCGACGGTGAACCGCTGGACGGCGAGTCGGACTGGTTGGCGCGGTTGCCGGGGTGA